Proteins from one Bifidobacterium sp. ESL0732 genomic window:
- the rsmD gene encoding 16S rRNA (guanine(966)-N(2))-methyltransferase RsmD, with translation MRVIAGRFKGFELAKAKPGTRPTTDRTKEAIFSKLEAWGVLDDARVLDLFAGTGALGIEALSRGADELVAVESAGPAAALIDKELNNLKRNRSWDSETMKARVMRKRAERIASGYDGPAFDLIFADPPYVLTTEECNQLIVDLVASPATDKQTVLVFERSTRSDPLTMPEGWQVSDQRHYGETEVYYIDHE, from the coding sequence ATGCGTGTGATTGCGGGACGATTCAAGGGATTCGAACTGGCCAAAGCCAAGCCGGGTACACGGCCGACAACAGACCGAACCAAAGAGGCCATTTTTTCGAAGCTCGAAGCTTGGGGAGTACTCGATGACGCCCGTGTGCTCGATTTGTTTGCTGGAACCGGTGCGCTCGGAATTGAGGCGCTTTCGCGCGGTGCCGATGAACTGGTGGCTGTTGAATCGGCGGGGCCGGCAGCTGCGCTGATTGATAAGGAGCTCAATAATCTTAAGCGCAACCGGTCATGGGATTCGGAGACGATGAAGGCGCGAGTCATGCGCAAACGTGCCGAGCGCATCGCTTCCGGATACGACGGTCCCGCCTTCGACCTGATTTTCGCTGATCCGCCATACGTGCTCACCACCGAGGAATGCAATCAGCTCATCGTCGATTTGGTCGCGTCCCCGGCCACAGACAAGCAGACGGTCTTGGTTTTCGAGCGCTCGACGCGTTCCGATCCACTGACAATGCCCGAAGGCTGGCAGGTCTCCGACCAGCGCCACTACGGCGAAACCGAGGTCTACTACATCGACCACGAGTGA
- the rimM gene encoding ribosome maturation factor RimM (Essential for efficient processing of 16S rRNA) — protein sequence MSQQADPQQRELLRVCRIGRAQGLKGEVTVRSFTDEPELRFAAGSVLYTKDGSHTYTVAHSRTFKDRWILHFKGVDNRDASEALNGLELYVEADDPEEMAEEDAWYPKDLIGLEARVYDNPANGIDAAKSGQVIGKVVDVIDGPAQSLLKIRLATPVIEHKDGSFTPLPVTTATNGQDTGNEKVIKTVLVPFVDELVPDINLDSNYLTLDPPTGLIPEW from the coding sequence ATTTCGCAGCAGGCAGACCCTCAGCAGCGTGAACTGTTGAGGGTCTGTCGTATCGGGCGCGCGCAGGGACTCAAAGGCGAGGTCACCGTCCGTTCGTTCACCGACGAGCCGGAGCTTCGGTTTGCTGCCGGTTCGGTTTTGTATACCAAAGACGGCTCGCATACCTACACCGTCGCTCATTCCCGCACGTTCAAGGATCGCTGGATTCTGCATTTTAAAGGCGTTGACAATCGTGACGCTTCTGAAGCTTTGAACGGCTTGGAGCTTTACGTCGAAGCCGATGACCCCGAGGAAATGGCCGAAGAAGACGCCTGGTATCCCAAGGATCTTATCGGGCTCGAAGCTCGTGTCTACGACAATCCTGCCAATGGAATTGATGCTGCGAAGTCCGGCCAGGTTATCGGCAAGGTCGTGGACGTCATCGACGGCCCCGCGCAATCGCTGCTGAAAATTCGTTTGGCCACACCGGTTATCGAGCATAAGGACGGCAGCTTTACGCCGTTGCCGGTCACAACTGCCACTAACGGTCAGGACACCGGCAATGAGAAAGTCATCAAAACGGTTTTGGTGCCGTTTGTCGACGAATTGGTGCCCGATATCAATCTGGATTCCAATTACCTCACTCTCGACCCACCAACCGGTCTAATTCCTGAATGGTGA
- the trmD gene encoding tRNA (guanosine(37)-N1)-methyltransferase TrmD yields MKIDIVSVFPEYFKALNIGLFGRAIEHGLLDVKTHDLRDWTHDVHHSVDDTPVGGGAGMVMKPEVWAECLDDLLGLEPVEIADSDGTSSVTKSRNETTFSNSTQPNNTSDNDDATDNLTEKTETHTDTDTDTDTDAAQSSDATIGGKARPDTKPILIFPNPSAPLFTQRDATELSRAGHLVFGCGRYEGYDARIPRYYRAQGIDVREYSIGDYVLNGGEVAVSVMLEAITRLMPGFMGNPESIVEESYTGSNALLEHYQYTKPAVWRGMSVPDVLTSGDHGKVDRFRRDEAIAHTDSLRPDLIGQLDCKSLDKADRKTLMSLGWEVSGSHPRKLDN; encoded by the coding sequence ATGAAAATCGATATCGTGTCTGTATTCCCCGAGTATTTCAAGGCCCTTAACATCGGCTTGTTCGGGCGTGCCATCGAGCACGGGCTGCTCGACGTGAAAACGCACGACCTACGCGACTGGACCCACGATGTCCATCATTCCGTCGACGATACGCCAGTCGGCGGTGGCGCTGGCATGGTGATGAAGCCCGAGGTCTGGGCCGAGTGCCTCGATGATTTGCTTGGGCTGGAACCTGTCGAAATCGCGGATAGCGATGGCACGTCGTCTGTAACGAAATCTCGGAACGAAACGACCTTTAGTAACAGTACACAACCCAACAATACCAGCGACAACGACGACGCAACTGACAACCTTACCGAGAAAACCGAAACGCACACGGATACAGACACAGATACAGATACAGACGCCGCGCAATCATCGGATGCCACCATCGGCGGCAAAGCCCGACCTGATACCAAACCGATCCTCATTTTCCCGAATCCTTCCGCACCGTTGTTTACCCAGCGCGACGCGACCGAACTCTCGCGGGCCGGCCATCTCGTTTTCGGCTGCGGCCGCTACGAAGGTTACGACGCGCGCATCCCTCGCTATTACCGAGCGCAGGGCATCGACGTGCGCGAGTATTCCATCGGCGACTACGTTCTGAACGGCGGTGAAGTTGCCGTCTCGGTGATGCTCGAGGCCATCACTCGCCTGATGCCCGGATTCATGGGCAACCCCGAATCCATCGTGGAGGAATCCTACACCGGCTCGAACGCGCTGCTGGAGCACTATCAGTACACAAAACCTGCCGTCTGGCGCGGCATGAGCGTCCCCGACGTGCTCACCAGTGGCGACCATGGCAAGGTCGACCGTTTCCGGCGCGACGAGGCCATCGCTCACACCGACAGTCTTCGCCCTGACCTCATCGGGCAGCTCGACTGCAAGTCTCTCGACAAGGCCGACCGCAAAACCCTGATGTCACTGGGCTGGGAAGTCTCCGGTTCTCATCCCCGTAAGTTGGATAACTAA